The Brassica oleracea var. oleracea cultivar TO1000 chromosome C6, BOL, whole genome shotgun sequence genome includes a region encoding these proteins:
- the LOC106296886 gene encoding GATA transcription factor 4-like has protein sequence MDVYGLSSPDLLPIDDLLDFSNGEIFSSSSTIVSSATSSASSSSENPFNFPSPASTSFHTSPPPLTDFAHDLCVPSDDAAHLEWLSRFVDDSFSDYPANPLTMTVKPEMSFTGKPRSRRSRATAPSTWVPTPEAELCHSVAKRKTTKKLEAAERGGARRCTHCASEKTPQWRTGPLGPKTLCNACGVRFKSGRLVPEYRPASSPTFVLTQHSNSHRKVMELRRQKEQLESAVHLLPFQPQ, from the exons ATGGACGTCTACGGCCTATCTTCACCAGACTTGCTTCCTATCGACGACCTTCTCGACTTCTCCAACGGCGAAATCTTCTCCTCTTCCTCCACCATCGTTTCCTCCGCTACTTCTTCCGCCTCATCTTCTTCGGAAAACCCTTTTAACTTCCCCTCACCCGCCTCAACTTCTTTCCACACTTCTCCTCCTCCCCTCACCGATTTCGCCCATGATCTCTGTGTTCCC AGTGACGACGCAGCTCATCTCGAATGGTTATCACGATTCGTGGACGACTCTTTCTCCGATTACCCAGCGAATCCATTAACCATGACCGTCAAGCCTGAGATGTCATTCACGGGAAAACCAAGAAGCCGTCGATCAAGAGCCACAGCACCTTCCACATGGGTACCGACGCCAGAAGCAGAGCTTTGTCACTCCGTCGCAAAACGTAAGACCACCAAGAAACTCGAAGCGGCGGAGAGAGGCGGAGCGAGAAGGTGCACGCACTGCGCGTCGGAGAAAACGCCTCAGTGGAGGACGGGACCGCTCGGGCCTAAAACGCTTTGCAACGCCTGTGGAGTTCGTTTCAAATCAGGGAGGCTTGTGCCGGAGTACAGACCTGCGTCGAGTCCGACGTTTGTGTTGACTCAGCATTCTAACTCTCACCGGAAAGTTATGGAACTCAGGCGACAGAAGGAACAACTTGAATCGGCTGTCCATCTTCTGCCGTTTCAGCCGCAATGA